One segment of Mycolicibacterium baixiangningiae DNA contains the following:
- a CDS encoding alpha/beta hydrolase, whose amino-acid sequence MAVDLRGVTTVLLPGTGSDDDYVYRAFSPTLHEVGAVVVTPRPQPQRLIAGYRDALDEAAAGGPVAVGGVSIGAAVAVEWVLAHPGGAVAVLAALPAWTGPPVTAPAAMTARHSAHVLRRDGLVAATAQMRGSSPRWLGDELTRSWVAQWPALPDAMDEAAGYAAPTCAELETLTAPMGVAAATDDPVHPLEVGMEWVSAAPRAALRTVTLADMGADPAVLGAACLAALAEAGERVL is encoded by the coding sequence ATGGCGGTCGATCTGCGCGGTGTGACGACGGTGCTGTTGCCCGGTACGGGTTCCGACGACGACTACGTCTACCGGGCGTTCTCGCCGACCCTGCACGAGGTCGGCGCGGTCGTCGTCACCCCGCGCCCGCAACCGCAGCGCCTCATCGCCGGATACCGCGACGCGCTCGACGAGGCCGCCGCGGGGGGACCCGTCGCGGTCGGTGGGGTGTCGATCGGCGCGGCGGTCGCGGTCGAATGGGTGTTGGCCCATCCGGGCGGCGCGGTCGCGGTGCTCGCGGCGTTGCCCGCGTGGACCGGACCACCGGTGACGGCGCCTGCGGCGATGACGGCGCGCCACTCGGCACACGTGCTGCGCCGCGACGGGCTGGTGGCCGCGACGGCGCAGATGCGTGGGTCGAGCCCGCGCTGGCTCGGCGACGAGCTGACCCGGTCCTGGGTGGCACAGTGGCCGGCGCTGCCCGACGCCATGGACGAGGCGGCCGGATACGCCGCGCCGACGTGCGCCGAACTCGAGACGCTGACGGCCCCGATGGGCGTGGCGGCCGCGACCGACGACCCGGTCCATCCGCTGGAAGTCGGGATGGAATGGGTGTCGGCGGCCCCGCGCGCCGCGCTGCGGACGGTCACCCTCGCCGACATGGGTGCCGATCCCGCGGTGCTGGGGGCGGCATGCCTCGCGGCCCTGGCCGAGGCCGGCGAGCGGGTGCTCTAG
- a CDS encoding DUF3710 domain-containing protein: MAFGKRKSNGEIGEPAQEPVAGTTVEQPGEVELDGPFDIDDFDDPAVAAQGRLDLGSVLVPMPAAGQVQVELNETGVPSAVWVVTPNGRFTVAAYAAPKSAGLWREVAGELADSLRKDGASVSIQDGPWGREVVGTASGMVRFIGIDGYRWMIRCVVNGVADSIDALTREAREALRDTVVRRGDTPLPVRTPLPVELPEPMAAQLRSAAAAQQGQQPDQQQAPPAPPEPAARRSAQGSAMQQLRTITGG; the protein is encoded by the coding sequence ATGGCATTCGGAAAACGTAAGAGCAACGGCGAGATCGGTGAGCCGGCCCAGGAGCCGGTCGCCGGCACCACTGTCGAGCAGCCCGGCGAGGTGGAACTCGACGGCCCGTTCGACATCGACGACTTCGACGATCCGGCGGTGGCCGCTCAGGGCCGGCTGGATCTCGGCTCGGTGCTGGTGCCCATGCCGGCGGCCGGGCAGGTGCAGGTCGAACTCAACGAGACGGGTGTGCCCAGCGCGGTGTGGGTCGTCACCCCGAACGGGCGGTTCACCGTCGCGGCCTATGCGGCGCCCAAATCCGCCGGGCTGTGGCGCGAGGTGGCCGGCGAGCTGGCCGACTCGCTGCGCAAAGACGGCGCATCGGTGAGCATCCAGGACGGCCCGTGGGGCCGCGAGGTGGTCGGCACGGCATCGGGGATGGTCCGGTTCATCGGTATCGACGGGTACCGCTGGATGATCCGCTGCGTGGTCAACGGCGTCGCCGACAGCATCGACGCCCTCACACGCGAAGCGCGAGAAGCCCTGCGGGACACCGTGGTCCGCCGCGGCGATACCCCGCTGCCTGTGCGCACCCCGCTGCCGGTCGAGCTGCCGGAGCCGATGGCGGCCCAGCTGCGGTCGGCAGCGGCCGCACAACAGGGCCAGCAGCCGGACCAGCAGCAGGCGCCGCCAGCACCTCCGGAGCCCGCGGCCCGTCGCAGCGCGCAGGGGTCGGCGATGCAGCAGCTCCGCACCATCACCGGCGGCTAG